Genomic window (Juglans microcarpa x Juglans regia isolate MS1-56 chromosome 2S, Jm3101_v1.0, whole genome shotgun sequence):
TCAAGTGTTTCATTGGCAGTCTTCCAAACGATATTGTTACTTTTAAGCCAACGATCATTACCCAGTTGGTTTtgatctttgatttttttcGAGTTTATTATCTTCtggttattttctctctctttccgcTGCTATTTACAAATATACTAGCATTTTTGGACCTATTTTGTTGGCCACTACATTGGTAAAtatcattcttaatttttttttttttttttcaggtgaAATAATTTCTAGGTGAGTTTGTTTTTCACTTTATGtaggtagttttttttttggataaggaTTTGTTGCTGCAAAGGTCACCATCACTAATGAAGAAATAAAGGTGGCAGAGGAGGAAGTTGaaggaggagaaacaagcaGCCGTGTCTCTGATGACACTATCCAATGGTTCTGTTCTTGCCTGAAAGGAGTAAAAAGAACATAAAGGGCATAAGATTAATGGTGCAAAATTAATGGTGGGCGAAGGACTGGTGGCGGCAAAACACGACAAAACTGGTGTCCTGCGGCAGTGCAAAGCAACAGAGATGGTGCGAATCGACAGTTTGAAATACTTAAGGGGGCTTTTGTTCTAGACAAAGCTtctcttctatttattttttgagagtTTACTACAATGTGATGAGGCTATTGTAATTTCTGTGAAATTGCTGACGTGGCTGAATATTAGTGGTGGCTGTTAAACCCATAGCTGCTTCAAAGCAGAACTGGTTAAAGAACTATCGGGTTCCAGTATAAAATTCGGAAAGAGAAACAAATAACAACCgctttcattatattatatgtactcTCTATTGTTCCAAACCACATGTCTTTCACTCCTTTCAATCCAAGTAAAGAAAAAACACGGTGGAAAACAACGAGGAACATAGAAAATCTTCCAAATTACAAAAGAGGATGTCAAAGGAAAATGGTTATCTGCATCATAAGAAGAACAAACCCTTCTCTAAAGACAGCCATTTCAATAGGGTGCGTAGTAGTATCCGCCTGGCATGGGCTGTCCCATGCCACCGACCTGTGGCATACCATAAGGCATCATTGGTTGAGGGCTTGGGCCATAGTAGCCAGAGCCACCAGCAATCTTGGCCAAACCCACTTGGCCTTGCATCCCATCCCTTCCATACTGCTGCCAGAGCTGCTGTTCCTGCACAAGCAAGTGTTGCTTCTTCTCCATATCAGCTATTTGTACATATGAAGGAGGCGGTACTGCAAGGGACGCAGCAAAGGGGTCCTGCTGCCCTACTGCCTGGACTGTCCCGTCCGGAGCAGGCAGTGCCAGCACTGGTGTAGCACTCTTGCCTGGCCCAGGCAAAGCCACACTACTTGCACTTCCACCACTCAATTGAGTAGTGCTCACATGCTGCCTCACTGCCCCCTGATCATACATTCCATTCAGTAGCAACGGATCAAACCCACCCCCCAATGTAGCCTTCTGTTTTGATAGATTACTAGCCGATTCTGCCAATGCCAACTCCCAATCTGCTTTACCGGTCTCCGCAGCAGGTGTTTGCCATGCCGAAGTCACCTCAGGCTCTCCATTTGAAGGGAAAGCTTCCCATGAGCTATTTGTATTCATTGCTGCTGGTCCAGAGAACAGAGCCAAAGCCAATTTGTTGCCTTGCTCATCAGCTGAAATAGCATCATCCCTCAAATTCACCAAGTCCTCAGTCACCTGCACCTGCTGAGGCTGTGGCTTAGGCTCGGGttgaggtggaggtggaggtggaggggTATAATTCTCTGGCGGAGGAAGAGCCTTTATCTCATTCATATCCAGCTCCACCTCTTCCTTCACTGGCGCCTTGTCCTCTCTAATTCTCTCAGGGCTCTTTGGCTTGTTTGTCATCTCCCTCAAGAACCCCTCGAGCGTCCCCAAAAGCTTATCGGTAATCCTTTGGACTTCAGGATACTCAGAGGACCTTGCAATACCCATATCCTTACACCAATTATAGAACCCCATAAGCTCATCAATCGTCTTTGCCGCGCTAACATAAGCATCAAAACCTTTAACACAATCTACGTACTCCATCTCTGTGAACCTATCCAACAATATCCCCAATGCCTCGCATATCTCCACATAAACCCCAAAACTCTCCCTCACAATCTGGTAAAGCGCTACCAGCACCAACCTACTACTCTTAGCCGCACCGGTCGGCCTACAAGCCAGTATCCGGTCAAGAATTCTCAACAACTGGTTCAACTTCCCTAAAACCCTCTCGGGCCGCATATCCTTCATCGGTGTCTCTCTTGTCTTCTCTCTCCCAACCGATTCACTAACATCCCCATAGGATCTCGACCTCTTACCCATTCCATTATCAATTTCATCCTTGTACCTATCCTCCCTCTGATCCAcacctttcattttcttctcataGACCACGCTCTCGACCTTCTCATCCAAATACACAGCGTAGAACCTCACGAAACCCGAGTGATCCCATGAATTCGAGTGCGCCTCGTCCCTAAAATCGGACATGTTCAAGACCCGCATACCCCTACGGGTCGCATAAACAATCTCCTCCTCAAACGAGGGATGCCCATCAACCAAGACTCTATGCACAAGCATCAAAGCCTTGAGGGCCACAATCCAATCGCGGGTCTTGCTAAGCCGCTTCGATATGGTGGCGACGCACGCACTCACATACCCTCTGGAGTACGCGGTCAGGTTTATGATTTCCCTAATGTGCCTCTCTTCGGCGGGATCTTCGTCGTGGGTGGTTGCTTTTACGACCAAGACTTCAAGATCCGGGGCTATGTTTCCGGCAACTTTGGCTATGCTAATACTAGTTTGGTCTTTCACAGCCCCGATAGCCTTGCGGATCGTACTGGGTGCCATTACTCCTGAACTATAAAAAACCACAACTGGGCGATCTGGATTCAAGATTCGGGATTACAAGAGAGTTAAGAGttggaaatggaaatggaaatgggTGTTTACCTTATTGGCTCAATTCGTTTGGAGATATGGAAGGGAGGGATCTGATGGAGGAAATGGGAGATCCGTTCAAAGCCGGTGAAGGAGGAGATGGATTCCTTTGGATCGAAGTAATACGGGGAGAGCACGGGACCGGACGTCGTCGGTGGAAAGCAAAAGTAAAGTCCCTTTGGGTTGGGGTCTGGGGAGGGGTTCTGTGTCTCTGTGGCGTCTGAGTTTACTACGTAAAAGTAAAAATGAGAGCGCGTATTGACGTAATTGTAACGCATTTGACTTTGACATGTGGGATCTGTGTTTTCATTCCATTTTCTGCGCTAATATTCTTTCCTCTTATATTATCATTACACGACGTCGAAttgatactctctctctctctctctctctaacgaGTCAGCTCGACGATACGACTCAGCCAACATGTTCTTCCTCCGAGTCCACTCGGTGGACACCGAACAGCCTCTCGCATTCGAGGTCGCCGAGTTCATCTCCACCACTACTGCGTCCGTCCCAAATCCTAACCCTAAGTTCACCGAACGCAGAGGCGTAGCACACCTTTTCCGGAGTACGTCTCATTCTTCGCTTCCAAATCCTAGCTCCCGATCCACGCTTCTCTTCATCGTCGCCGTCCCCAACTACCTTTCCTTTGATGATTTGATACGCTTCTGCGGCTCCCACATCGACCACGTCTCCGAGCTCCTCTTCATCAGGCACgacaccaccccccccccccccccggcgcgGGCGCGCTTCTAGTTGTTCACACTTTCCTTTTGTGACGAAGTTTATGAGTTTTTATTTACATTAAAGTCCTAATTGCATGTCTGATTATTGAGAAAATTCGTGAAATGGAAAAGAggattattataattattttctccatttttgaATTTCCTGTATTTTTATAGGAACGATGGGATGGAGGATCGGTACAGCGTTTTAATCAGGCTTGTGAATCAGTCAACGGCTGATGGATTCTATTGCAGTTTCAACGGGAAGAAATTTTCACCGGGCGAGGTAGAAGAGTTTTTGCTTGTATTATTGTGGTTTTGATTGCTGGCAGAGTAGATTGGACTCTTTGAATTTATGTTTTCCCCCCTTCGTTTCGTATACTTATGGTTGAATTTTTAGGCTGAGGTATGCCATCTTCTGTTTATGATGTCTGTGGAGTACACGGAATCAGCTGAGATAGCCGGGACTCCTCCTCCCGGGTGTACGGAATTACCTACTTGCCCAGTTTGTCTTGGTGAGtcacattttctctttcttttacgTTTTGGTATGAATTATACTTGCATATTATGCTGCATTTTTTGGGATTAATGTTTGCTTGGTTTCTTTGAATTTGGGTTTTGAATGTCAGAGAGATTGGACCCGGACACTAGTGGAATACTGAGTACAATTTGTGACCATTCATTTCAGTGTCCTTGCATTTCAAAATGGACTTATTTATCTTGCCAGGTGAACTGTTTCTAAATTCCACGAACATCTCCTCtagtatgtttatgttttggtcAGAGAATTTGGTTGAATAAAGAGATTGTTGGTGTTGCTACAAAAGATGGTTTCGAATGAGCGATGTAGTGCTAAATATCCATAGCATTAACTTGACTATGGGGATTCTCAGCGTTATGGATATCAAGAAGAAGATGTTTGCACAAAGGAAGGTCTTGTTATCATCCACCTGAAGAAGTGCTGTTGCTTGTAACCCCTAGGGgatggctcaagtggtaaaggccttgggcttgggggtatgctcccccaggtctaaggttcaaatccccttaggtgcaaacaatctatAGGAGCTATCGGACTGAGGGATTTTTCCCTTAAATTActcgaggtgcacttgcgggaaattCATTGCCGAGAGCATGTGCACCCctaggattagtcgggatgttgttcctggacacccagtgccaataaaaaaaaaagtgttgttGCTTGTAACACACTTTTGGTGTAGATTCGTTTTCACTTGGTCTTTTTCTGAAGCTCCAATatcattatagtatttttaGGATCATGAAGAGCGCAATTCTTCATCCCTATAGTTTGTCTAACAAGAACCCAACTTTTCACGGTCAAAATAAGCTCAAAATATCATATTCACTGTTGCTCGAGTTAcctaaaaaagagagaatattttaTGCACTTGCAATCATGAGTTTAACTTGCACTGTTTTATGTTTACAAATATGGAAATCTTTTTATCTTGTATATTGCATGAAACATCTAGCGTCGACAGGCCTAGCATAATAGCATCTTCTGCCTTAGTTTGAGCATGTATTAGATTATGGATGTTGGGATGACCATATTGAAGGAGCTTTCTGAATTACTTTATTACGTTAGCAGCTTTGCCGATTCTGTCAGCAGCAAGATGAGAAGCCAACTTGCTTTGTTTGTGGGACATTGGAGGATCTTTGGGTTTGTATGATTTGTGGTTTTGTAGGATGTGGAAGGTATGCATTATTCTCCTTCTTACTCTGATTATTGTTTCTGAAGACTCCAAACTAAAGCAGCACTAATGTAACTGTAGTTTACATTTGACTAAGtggatgcttggggaatgagataaGTTCTTCTATGAAATCTTGGATTTTTTGCTTCAAAGTCTAGCTTGCATCCGTcaatgagaaatttgtgaatagtagtgaaatggtttgtgaatagtagtgaatagtttgtgaataatagtgaaatagtttgagttaagatgttttttagggttttgggaaatgagagagaaaaagttaaacaataaagttaaaatattggtagaatataattttttaatataatttttattttggaatttgaaaaagttgaattaatttgaaaaagttgaattgttttttgtgttttactaagaagtttgggaaagttgtaatgattaggtaatgattagataaagaAGATTTAGAATTGagaagtgtttgtgtttgagtgatgcttgggaaggaaattatgagatgagatgggatgtgtttcccaaacaacccctaaaCTTTTTCTGGTGATTTCGTGTTCATAGTTAttgtttatatttcttttgatagATATAAAGAAGGTCATGCCGTTTGGCATTGGAAGGATACACAGCATTGCTACTCTCTTGACATGCGAACACAACAAATTTGGGATTATGTTGGTGACGGTTATGTTCATCGGCTGAATCAGTCAAAAAATGATGTCAAGTTGGCGGAGATGAACTCTCATTGTATGTCATCTGAAGGAGATTGTGGTACTTGTGGATGTAGTGATGATTCTGGAATAAGTGGGGCCCTCTTTAGCAGCAAAGTTGAAGCAGTATGATTCTCTTATTGTAATTGTCTTCTACcgataaaaggaaaaattgccttctgaattttttaatatgtgaatCCTTTATTTAGTTGAACTGCATTGAACTTCTCAACATGAAGTTCTAATACTCATGATATTTTGAGACCTGAGAGCAGAGCATATTTCATGTTATTGTGTACTGGTTGTGTTCGTATTAAAATCCTTCTCTCCTTATAAGGCATGTACTTATCTTCAATTTACATCCTTGGCAACAGATTGTAGATGAGTACAACCGTCTTCTCGCAACTCAGCTGGAGACCCAAAGACAAGTAAGTTGACTATCAGTTTACCCATACTCCTGCCACATTCTTGCACCTTCATTCCTCTTTTCTCCCAACCCCTTGATTTAGAGATATTCACTCATTAGTTTTTAAAGTAGTTAAATAAGTCTCTTCCACACCCATCCCGTTGATCTGGTGATTCACCCATTGTTTTTTAAGTAGATGTTGAAAATCTCTCTGTGCTTCAATCATGCAATACGATATCTAAAGAAGAAATGCGGTCTAATTGTCTACTCGAATGCGGTATACCAAGTCCAGCCATTGATTCAACTTTAGATCTTTGCTAGGGCTGGGGTGGGGAATTTAATGGGAAGGGCTAGGACTACCTCCATATATGTTGTTTTGTTACTTGCAGACACGCTTTGCAGTGTGATGCCCTCATAGCTTATTTTGGCACCCCGCACATCCTCTCTTTAAAgcaagattttttcttttttgggtccAGTACTATGAATCTCTACTTGTAGAGGCCAAAAGTAAGGTTGGAAGCTCAATTTCAGAAGCAGTGGAGAAGGCTGTGACTTCCAAGATGCAGGACATCCAAATCAAATTTGAAAAGTGCCTCGAGGAAAAAAATGCTGTTGCAGATGTAAGCTTTTAATTTCGTCCTAATCAGGTTTGGAGTTTGTGGATTCAATTTACTGCTATGCAAGTTATCTTGTTCTAGGTTTCGGCAGAGGTAGGTTCCTGATAAACATTTTCATTCTTGATCTTTAGCAACTTTTTTCCCTTACAGTACTTTTTTGTCCTTTAGATTAATCGAAATCTGATCAAGAACCAAGAAATTTGGCGAAAGAAGGTCAAGGAAATTGAAGAGAGGTACATAATcgttattaatttttgtttaattacaTGGACAGTGACGTTGTTGGATCTGACAACTGTGGACATTTGGGTTTGCTGGCATCTGGAACATTGCTAGCTATAGAGAGCTATATATGGTTATCATTGAAAGCCTTATTAGTGGTTCTTACGCAATACATGATGAGCTACAATGTTAAAAAAACATGGAAACTTGATTGTCTTCAAagtattaaattctttattcttttaggGACGCTGCTGCACAGAGGTTGAGGGATGAGAAGATTCTTGATCTGGAAGAACAGGTACTACATAACTTAAACCTTTTTCTTGTAAACAATAACACGAAAATGTCGGTTCcattaaaattgatgaaaacgACGTTCACAGATTAGAGATCTTACTGTCTACATTGAAGCCCAGAGAACGCTTGGTAACATGACAGATTCAGATGGCATCAGAGAGGGTACACTCTTACCATTACCTAATAAGCAGTCCTCCCCAGCCAGCACTAAGAGGCAGACGAAGTCAGGTCGAAGACGGAATTAGATTGCTGTCATCTCTCATTTGGTGATAGAATCAGCATATTTCCCAAGGTTGGATGATGTTTAGTGGAATGTAAAACAAATAGATTAAGAACTTTGTCCAAGAATCAAGTGGTGCTTCTGGTTTATCAATGTTATACTTGTATAGGCGATTCTTGGTGGGTCATCATTGTCAGTCCAAAATAGGCAATACGAGTTTTTGTAAATTCTTGCAAAGGCATAAACCTCAAATATTCTCTCATGATGATGCCGGAAGCAATTCACAGTGAAATGGTTTGCCAGTTTAGGAACATGTAACTTGTTAAGAATCTTGATTACGTACTGGAACCGTTCATATATCCATTTTCATGACTATTTCAGAATTTGTGAAACCGCTTTAAAATGgtaaaaacttattttaaactGATAAGATGTGGCATGTTAAGCTTAATATACCTTCTGGTCGTCTTTCGTTTACATTTAACTTTTGAACATTAATGGGTTTCTATAGAAGGCATCAGATGGAATCCTAAGCAAAACCAAacagataaatataatatgcgACGCATGATAACCATCATTCTGAAAGTGGTATTGTATCAGATAGAACTGCACTTGCACCACAAATCCACGTGGAAAGAGCCAATTTCTTATTACTATCAACTGTATCAGGAGGTCATTAGTCATGGAAGGTTAAACCATGGACAGAGTaaccaaaattatattttgaacaTAGAAAGACCTTACAAATGTCTGTTTcacaacgagagagagagaggacaaaAATTTGGAGTAGCTTggtgaaaaggaaaatgctaaaacAGTCAGGGCCTGAGACCAAAGCAATTCATGACCCTGAGTTTTATTATAGTAAGACCTTATCCTTCCACCAAATTTACAAcataaactcaatacttctcCAGTCATGCTAAATGAAGGGAATCAACTGCCACCATGGCTTAGCCAGAAATTGGCATAAAGATGCTGCCACTAGCAAACTCCACTAGGTTAAGTTGAAGTATCCTAAAACTATAATTACCTAATTTGACAGTTTCCCTAGAAAACCTAACAGTCTGATAGTCTGGGACAAGGAATCACATGCAAGAGATGCATACACTGAAGTTCCTTGGGGCACTGCACAGATATATGGAACCATCACCTTTGGGGTTGTTCTGAACCACCTGCACCAGAAATGGTGCTAGGTCCAGCACCATTTTCAGTGGGAGGGGAGGTGCCCCATTTTCCTTCCGACTCCAAAGGCTCGAGTATGTGGACTCCACCATCTGTAAGACCTAATGCAAACTGATTTGATTCGGATGGATGCGCCGCAATGACAAGAGGGTACACTCTAATGCTGTAAAAGTTATTAGATAAGTCAAAGAAAAGCACAATACAAATCAATTGGCTGAAACATAATTGGATAATTGCATGCACCTGGGGTTGGGAGATAGATAAGCAGTCGGATTTATCCGACATCTCAGTCGTAGTGTTGAAGCAGTTAGAACACCCACACTTCCATCTTCAAAGCTCACGTATATTGACTGGCTATCACAGGAATATGTCGCATGTGTGATTGGACCACTGGCTTCCCGAGGGACCCACTATTAAGAGAACACAATTCCATAAGTAATTATCAGTAGCCTTGAACTAGGTACAACTAAACCCATAACTGCATTGCTGATTTGGAAAACAAACAACAAAGCTTGCATGAATTCCGAATGCtctctatataattttttttttttttttttggcatcgggtgtccaagaacaaagtccTGACTAATCTCGGGGTTGCACTGACCCTCGGCAAGGAACTTCCAccaagtgcacctcaggtaaaatgttttctataaatataatatcaGATATCACAACTAAAGAAAAGTgattaaattcattaaatacAATATGTTTTGTCAAGctacatgcatgcatcacaCAGTAATGTATCTACGTATATCTCTGTATGCATGcagttataaaaatatcactcTGTATGTATGcagttataaaaatatcacacCTGCTTAAGGCATTCTAATTTTGGTGCATTGTGTATAGCTATCTGTGTCTCATGAACCACCAGCAAATGTATCTGATCTAGATGGAATTGAACACGTGTATCTGCAAGAGGAACAGCAGCTCGACCACTTGGAATCTGCAAGAATTTACTAGCCTGCTTCTCCCATACATCTGTACTCCAAACACACAGCTggagagaataaaataaaagtttaaaaccaaaaaataagagGGTGAGAGGATGCTTTTTGAGTAGATGTATCCAGTATGCAATAAATGGTCAAATCACTCAAATTTTCTCCAATGACGAAGGcacagaaaacaaaattaaaatgttgtaTCCAGTGTACTTTTTACGCcttggaaaagaaaacaaaagtaaatCGAAATGTTTCCAGTGGCATTCATTTTAGAGAACCATTCTTTAATCTTTGGCCTGCACTTGTGGCCGTAACTAAATGATCCTAACGTGAATAGTGACTAACGAAGAACAAGAGCCAACTGTCAGCCAAAGATGAAACCAGATGGGGCCTAGAAAGCATTCCAGCAGCTGGTTCATTATTTTAACACAAATCTCAATATACTATACCTGAGAATCAGCTCCCGATGAAACAAGCACGTTTAGAGCATGAGAGAAAGCAAGGCCTGTAATTCTTTTCTGATGGCCTTTCAGCTTAGTCTTAACCTGAAAAAATGGAGCATGCAAATTGTTATGAATGCCATATGCCAAAACTTTATTAACAAATTTAAGTCACACATTCAAGCTTCAGTTAGACAGAGTAAGACCTCATCAACCCGAACGTTATAGATTTGAATAGAAGAGTCCTCCATGCCTATTGCAATGATGTTATTGTCTTGAGGGTGAAACGCAAGAAATGTAGCCGCTGGAGGTGGGGGCATGAATGTTGTCATTGTCTGCAATTGCAGGAGATTCACAAGGAATATGACCACAGATATAGAAgcaaattttttgaaaatgtaggAATACGTTGAGAACTCCCCACTAAAAGTCCACCCAATATAGCATCCAACTCTATTATTTGCCTTGGCTTACTTTTTGTTTTCCACAAACTTAATATTTACTTTGAAAAAGTACTGTTAATCTAAAAAAACTTTTAAGGATTAATTTCTAGCAGGAAGAATTACTTCTGCAGCAACTTGGTAGATTATCCTCAGAAACAGCTTCCAAACATCATAACTGTTTGCTGGTTTCCAGAAATAATCAACCAAGTACAACACATATACCCAGTGAGAAAGCGTGCAGAGAAAGCCTTCTATCTACCTTAAATGTCATCATATTGAATAATGAAATTTTCCCCCCTGAAGCTGACATGACATAAGAGTCGTTCTTTGACAGCGCAAAGCATGGAACAGCATCCTCAGGATTTGTATCGCTTACATCATTTGTCATTAGTATTCCACTTGGAGGTTGCCATAATTGAGGTACTACACTAGCTGTGGCCTGCGAGAGgaaaattctttgaaaagagtAAACTATTGTAAAACAatgaaaagaagatgaaaacttCTAAGGAAACTTCAATACCTTCCCTGCTAAATTTTGATCATTTCTCTGCCATTTCCAGAGCTTGTGTACGGCATTAGATGCCAAGGCCAATATGGCTAGACCTGAATTTGTATAGATTAATCTAGAAACCTGAAGTGGTTGTCAATAAGTCAAACCATAAGTGAAAACTAAACATCAACTTCCACAAACTTTCACCTAAAATGCAAAGAAATATATCCCAGTTATATGTATCATTGATTGCAAGACATATTTAAACCGAGTTTACAAAATCAAGTTGAAaagcacatgaaaaatattgtgcagGACAGGCCAACTATATATCCATGTATTGTGATCCATTCATCCTCATTCCACTAGAATGTGAGCCACTCACTCCAAAGGTGACAGCTTTTCATTACATCTTATAGTGCGTAAAAACCTAATTAATTGATTGCATTTCATTATTGCTTTTACTACCTGTAAGAGGCAATATAATGTTTTTATGGTGCCAAAACAGGGAAAACACATTATATTCGATTATTTTAACTtcaatagatatataaaaaagtttgtAGAAAGCATCATGTTATTCTATATTTACTATAACtagaaaaatcaattcaaaatcaattaaaaaaacattttaaacaaTTCACAGAGCCATTTTTactatgaataaaaatatatattcccAGTGCACAAGTCCAATACCAtaatacctctctctctctctcacacaccaACAACACTAGAGGTTGCATGGTATGCAGGATGCACACACACTGAGCATTAGGTAAAGCATGCATGATGAACATATAAAAGAAGAATCTGCAATGTCAATTATACTTGTACATACATACAAGACAAAAAAAGGGGAGGGGAGTGAAAGAAAAGTAACATATATTAGAAGCCCTTTACCCTTTGAAAGTCAACAAAAGTTGGTGAAGTGGAAACAAAAAActtaattctaataaaattacaGAGTGGACACATACCCTCATTGTTGCTAAACTATCAGGGAGCCTTAGGGAGCGGCATTGTGATGCTTCATTGATCTCTGTAAGCTTCCAGATCCTAGATTTATCGACTGACTCATCAGCAATTCTGGGTTTTATGTCCAAACTTCGACTATCACTGTTCTACACAaactcaaaaggaaaaagtaaaTCCCTTGACATATAAATGCTAACTCAATGAACATCCAAAGATGTCTgcattaaaaagaagaaaatcatatGAAACAATATGCATagatcaattaataatattgctTCTTTTAATTAAATCTCATTAAGCATCTAAATCACCCAAAGGACATTAACACTCACCATTGCAACCATGGCTGCAACTGGAGTAGCTCGATCTCCAATGCTTGTTCCAACAGTTGCATTGGCCAATCCAAAGGTGCCTACTGCAGGGGCCTATATATGAATGGTGCAATTAGGAAATGTAACTGAACAAGATCTGTTGAGGTTGAGAAGAAATAAGTACCTTAACAACAGCCGCAGAAGCAACTCTAGAAGCATCAAATGTGCGATTCTCCATTGTTCTTAGCAGCCTAGTTCCATCTGCATTTGCTAAGATTTTAACACCATTATCATTTGTTGAGACAGCTAACAGTATTCCTTCCTTGTTAAATCTGACACAAGGAGAAGCCTGCAGGTTTTCAAGACCAGGATAGTTGGTTGGCAAGAAGGATTTCTATAAAAGAATCAACATAAGTGAAGCATAACCAATAATTACCGGAAGAGAACCCTCTGCTTCAGTAGTTACTGATAATCTATCTCTGTCCATGTCCCAGAATTTGATCAAGGAATCATCACCAGCAGCTAACCACCGATTTTTAGTGGTATCAAATTGCACAACCCCCACACACTGCTTCCCAAGACCATGATATGTGCGCTTCACAGCACCTTCACTTTCATTCCATTCCACTAAGAATGATTCTCCTTCTTTATTTGTCCCACATGAGAACAATCTGTGTTTACCATAAATCATTGAAAGATATTTCAGTAACAACATCATATGCTAGCAAAAGTCTACCAAAAAGAAGGGAATGGGTAACAGCAATTTCATATGTGTACCTC
Coding sequences:
- the LOC121252894 gene encoding topless-related protein 4-like isoform X3, translated to MRNVFNGIVFVDSRDNEQLSKYGDTKSARGIMLAELKKLIEANPLFRDKLQLPPLKNSRLRTLINQSLNWQHQLCKNPRPNPDIKTLFVDHSCGTPNGARAPSPVTNPLMGAVPKAGGFPPLSAHGPFQPTPAALPTSLAGWMANPSPVPHPSASAGPLGLTAANNSAILKHPRTPPTNNPAMDYQTADSEHVLKRSRPFGLSDEVHNLPANILPVAYTGQSHGQSSYTTDDLPKTVVMTLNQGSAVKSMDFHPLQQILLLVGTNMGDVMVWELGSRERIALRNFKVWDLGAHSMPLQASITNDYTASVNRVIWSPDGTLLGIAYSKHIVHMYSYHGGDDLRNHLEIEAHAGSVNDLAFSYPSKQLCAVTCGEDKLIKVWDALTGTKLYTFEGHEAPVYSVCPHHKENIQFIFSTATDGKIKAWLYDNMGSRVDYDAPGHSSTMMAYSADGTRLFSCGTNKEGESFLVEWNESEGAVKRTYHGLGKQCVGVVQFDTTKNRWLAAGDDSLIKFWDMDRDRLSVTTEAEGSLPASPCVRFNKEGILLAVSTNDNGVKILANADGTRLLRTMENRTFDASRVASAAVVKAPAVGTFGLANATVGTSIGDRATPVAAMVAMNSDSRSLDIKPRIADESVDKSRIWKLTEINEASQCRSLRLPDSLATMRVSRLIYTNSGLAILALASNAVHKLWKWQRNDQNLAGKATASVVPQLWQPPSGILMTNDVSDTNPEDAVPCFALSKNDSYVMSASGGKISLFNMMTFKTMTTFMPPPPAATFLAFHPQDNNIIAIGMEDSSIQIYNVRVDEVKTKLKGHQKRITGLAFSHALNVLVSSGADSQLCVWSTDVWEKQASKFLQIPSGRAAVPLADTRVQFHLDQIHLLVVHETQIAIHNAPKLECLKQWVPREASGPITHATYSCDSQSIYVSFEDGSVGVLTASTLRLRCRINPTAYLSPNPSIRVYPLVIAAHPSESNQFALGLTDGGVHILEPLESEGKWGTSPPTENGAGPSTISGAGGSEQPQR
- the LOC121252894 gene encoding topless-related protein 4-like isoform X2, coding for MSSLSRELVFLILQFLEEEKFKETVHKLEQESGFFFNMRCFEDMVTNGEWEEVEKYLSGFTKVDDNRYSMKIFFEIRKQKYLEALDKRDRAKAVDVLVKDLKVFAAFNEELFKEITQLLTLDNFRDNEQLSKYGDTKSARGIMLAELKKLIEANPLFRDKLQLPPLKNSRLRTLINQSLNWQHQLCKNPRPNPDIKTLFVDHSCGTPNGARAPSPVTNPLMGAVPKAGGFPPLSAHGPFQPTPAALPTSLAGWMANPSPVPHPSASAGPLGLTAANNSAILKHPRTPPTNNPAMDYQTADSEHVLKRSRPFGLSDEVHNLPANILPVAYTGQSHGQSSYTTDDLPKTVVMTLNQGSAVKSMDFHPLQQILLLVGTNMGDVMVWELGSRERIALRNFKVWDLGAHSMPLQASITNDYTASVNRVIWSPDGTLLGIAYSKHIVHMYSYHGGDDLRNHLEIEAHAGSVNDLAFSYPSKQLCAVTCGEDKLIKVWDALTGTKLYTFEGHEAPVYSVCPHHKENIQFIFSTATDGKIKAWLYDNMGSRVDYDAPGHSSTMMAYSADGTRLFSCGTNKEGESFLVEWNESEGAVKRTYHGLGKQCVGVVQFDTTKNRWLAAGDDSLIKFWDMDRDRLSVTTEAEGSLPASPCVRFNKEGILLAVSTNDNGVKILANADGTRLLRTMENRTFDASRVASAAVVKAPAVGTFGLANATVGTSIGDRATPVAAMVAMNSDSRSLDIKPRIADESVDKSRIWKLTEINEASQCRSLRLPDSLATMRVSRLIYTNSGLAILALASNAVHKLWKWQRNDQNLAGKATASVVPQLWQPPSGILMTNDVSDTNPEDAVPCFALSKNDSYVMSASGGKISLFNMMTFKTMTTFMPPPPAATFLAFHPQDNNIIAIGMEDSSIQIYNVRVDEVKTKLKGHQKRITGLAFSHALNVLVSSGADSQLCVWSTDVWEKQASKFLQIPSGRAAVPLADTRVQFHLDQIHLLVVHETQIAIHNAPKLECLKQWVPREASGPITHATYSCDSQSIYVSFEDGSVGVLTASTLRLRCRINPTAYLSPNPRVYPLVIAAHPSESNQFALGLTDGGVHILEPLESEGKWGTSPPTENGAGPSTISGAGGSEQPQR